The genomic stretch ACTGGATAACCATCTGGACTGTGGAAAAAAGTATTAGGAGGCACCGCTGATTGAGGAAGGTAATGAGGCCAGCTGGGAGCCATGGAGGGTGTGGCATACCTCTCGTAGTCAACTGAGGGCTCCACAATCTGATACTGAGAGTACTGTGTCACTGAATACGCCGACGGAGTGGGAGGGAAACCGTGTATGGAGGGCGAGGGTGTATTGGGAGAAGGTGAAAAGGATTCGCATGCCTTACTGGCACCATGATCGAGCACCGTGATCTCTTTTCGCCTCTCCTGCTGCGTGACGGTGTATTCCGCACACGTGGGGTGTGAGAGTGGGGCGGGGGGCGAGATGGGGCGGTGACGCTCTGACTCCGGGGACTCGGTCTGGCTGCGCTGCCTCTCCAGCCTCTCCCTGGCGTCTCTTTTTCTGTCCTGATCTTTGACCGAGAAACCAGGCTTCGATTTGCGCTTGCTCCCATAGAGGCGTTCCTGAGTCCTCAGCGCCAGCTTGCTTACCTCCGCCATCCCGAGATCCAGCCCTATCGTTTGGAGCAACGCCTGGATCTTATCATACTTTGACGTCtcatcttcttcttcctcccccacctcctcttcctcctccttcgTGTCTGCCGGGCTCTGCATCCTGGCCAGGGTGGTTTTAGGCTGGTGCTGGTCTGTAGATGCTCCCTCACCATAGAGAAACTTTTCCTCATCATCAACCCGTAGGAAACCTCTCCAGTTTTCCTCCGAATTGGACAAGTCATGTTTCATTCCTAAAATCCTGGAAAAGCCGCTGCCATCCTGACTGGCTCTCTCATGCGGCAGCAGGAAATCATTAGGACTCCCCTCAGAGTCGTCTGGCTCCTCTGACTTCCGCCTGAATGAATCTTTGTACTGGTCCTCATAGGGAAAAGGATGCCGAGGGAATGGCCTCTTGGGTTCGGCCTGGCTGACCTCCTCCCGTGCTTCTCTCAGCAGCGTGGAGAGAAGGCCCGAGTCGGCCCCTTTGTTGAGGGTGTTGAGGAAACGCTCGATCTGGGTGCTTAAGTTAGTGTTCGTCTTACTGCCGACGTCTCTCTGTAAAGGAAGAATACATGAATGAATcaacaaaaaacagctgtgGCACAAatataacaggaaaaaaaattgaTACTATATAAATTGAGAGGACATACTTGCCACAACATTTTAATAGAATTTCAGCTCTCTAAGCTTTAGATCCTTCTCAATCATTTGTAACAATCAGGCCCCCCATTTCCAGACGACAAACAGATTTTGTCGATTTTGAGGAGAAGGAGACATTCAAATAATAAAGGAGAGAAAAATGACTGCCTTTTATCAGAGGACATTCCCCGTGTGGTCACAATGCAACTGTAAGAATTGTGCAAGACGACTAACCGACCATCCCAAAGGATGGAAATCAATGGAGAAAGTAATCTCAAACCTGGGTGCTCAAGTCCGGCTCCATACCCGGATCCTTCCGCTTCTTCAAGATGGATTTTATAGGCAAAGCAGATGATTGGCTGTCCTTGGTCTGCCTGTAACTCTCGGCCTCCACGGGAGGAAGCCTTGGCCTGTAGTCTTCATCCTCCACGGGCAGGAAGGACTCCGGCTCCTTGTGACCACCTTGCTCCATGTCTATGAGCGCTCTCTTCCGTGCGATCTGCTGCTCCAGGATCTCCAGCTCCCTCTTCTTGTTCACGAGCTTCTTATCCCAGAAACTGTCACTGCTCCCCAAACCCTGGGGCGCTGCAGGATGGGGCATAGGACTCTGACTGTCTTTGTCCCGATTGTGACCGCTGCCCTTGCTGCTCCTGCGCCGGTCGCTGTGGCCCCTGTGGCGAATGCTGCCGTCTTCCCTGTTGCCGCTCCAGCTGCGCCTCCGGTTGCACTGGCCGCTGCGCTCGCGGCTTTGCTCCCGGCTACGGCTGCGTCTCTGGCTGCAGTTCCCGCTCCTCTCCCTGCTTCTGCTCCGGCTGCGTTTCCTGCCGTGATTCCAGCTGCGCTCCCTGCTGCGGCTCCGACTACATTTCCGGCTGTTATGGCCGCTGCGCTCCCGGCTCCGACTACGCCGCCGGCTGTGGTTCCTGCTCCTCTCCTTGCTGCGGCTCCGACTGCGTTTTCTACAGCTGTTTTCACCAGGCTCCTGGCTTCCACTGTGACTGTGCCCTCGGTGTCTGCTCTCCACTTTCCACTCGGTGTCTTTGGGCAGCTGAGGGCCACTCCCCAGGTCTTCCGACTGCAGTTCAAACCCTGGGATCTGGACCCTCTCCACAGCCATGTCCTTTAGAGCCTCCTCTTTTTGCAAGTGGTATTCATTGTCCAACACTGGCATGTCAACATCTTCATGGTCCTGTTTGCTGTACTCCCCCCCCCCAAGGTTCTCCCTGgagcagaaaacaaaatggcatgAGTTTCTCCGTTTCTTTTTCAGGTGCttgcaaaatgtaatttgttcagATTGACAGCTGCATACCAAATACTGCTTTCGAATACAAGATGAAGAAACCTTCACAATAAGTGAAGTTGATGCCTTGTAACATGTTATTGAAAGAGACTTTTCTTCCAGCACAATAAGACTCACCCTTTGAAACCGTCTTCTTCATCAAAGGAATTGAAGTTGACCTTCAGGTTGGGTATATTGCCACCTATTGTGTCTTTGAGGAACTTGAAGGCCATTTTCTTCTAAACAGGGGGAAGTGAGGTAGATGAGAAAAAGCTGATGAACTTTGTCTATGGTTAATAAACTGTCCCATCTTCTACACACAGAAAAAGATACCACTTTTAATGGAATTCACATATAATATGAGACTTAAATCAGCAGTTACAGTTGctaaaggaaaacattttgttgtgttaaaacatgacattttgaTGCAGTTAAATAGATTTCCCCCCCTTTGATTTAtacaacctactccacacttGGGAGTGTAAAAtggaatgttaaaaaaaaacgaatacattacaaataaaaagctGAAAAGTGTTAATTAGAGAAGCATTcgccccctttgctatgacactcctAAATAATACTCACTCACTGAAAATGTTTATGGCtgttaagaaaataatacacaGCCACTGATCTTGTCAACTGGAAATAATGTGTCAGACAAGtaaaaaagagaaggaaagcACAGAAAATAAACCTTTTCTTTCCCTTTGGCCCCAGTGATTTCACTTATGGACTGAGAGCTCAAAGTCATTGAGCTCTGGAGCAGTTTCTTGATCCGTACTGCCTGCTCCCTCTGCCCATCAGCTATGTCCTAGGAAGAGGGACAATTTCAGTTTGTGAAAGAACACATTACTTTAATCATGTTTACGCTAAGATTTTGTCAGTATGTGAAATAAACCATATTCTTGAAAAGACTACCCTGAAATGATGGTTAGAGGAAATCCagtattttaaacatataaGAAGAGATTAGCATGTCATGCAATTGAAGAAAAGTTTCTTCAATCTGAACATAGTACAGTACAGGAACATGTAGGAGAACTGCTTGTTTAGTCCATATCACACTCTTATAATTGTGGAAAATctgtatttttgatataaaCTGGTTCAGTTTTACCTTTTTTGGTTGCACTGTTTTGATTACCTGTGCACAACAGGTGAAGAATACAGAAGCCACAGATTGTCATGGTGGTGTATTCTGAGTAAGGAAAAATCACTTCCGcccaatttaaaattaataaataaaatgttttacagtGCAGATAAAAGCGCAGCAGCTGAGCTGTGAAGGTGACACATGCTGCCTGTCCAAGCCAGCTGCAGTAGGTGACGTTCAGCTTACTTTGCCAGATGGGAGAGTGCGGCCAGAGAATCAGAGACAGCTGAGCTCGAACAACACAGATCGTAGTGCACTCACGGAAATCACTGTGAACTCCACCGCTTCGGAGATACTCAGCTTGCTCTCGTCCATGACCTCACTGAGCTGAAAGAACACCCTCGGGTCCCGGTTACACTTAATGAATCCAAAGGACGCTCTCACGTCAACTATAATaccctgggggtgggggggagatgTACGAGACAGGGAATCAATACAAAACAGACAgcacaaagaaaaatacattaaattaacttCTCcgtgaaagaagaaaaaaaaaaaaggaatttaaGTTGGATCAATGACTAGAAGAGAAAATCAAACTAATCAATTGAGAGTTATTGAGCTTACCATTTCCCGGGCTTCCTTGGTGAAGTGGAACGAGTCGGGCAGGATCTCAATGTTGGTGGCTCTCTCCACTTTGGTGCAGCGGTTTGTTGCGACGTTGAACTGTACATGATCCCCCTCCAGCATAGTCACCTCTGTCTGCACGTCACTCGCCCCAAACGGCAGCTTCTGATCCGTGTTGTTGACTCTGACCCAGAGACGGCCAGGGAAAGGGTCCGGCCCGACAGCCTGCATTGAAGGTTTGGAGAACAACTAACACCTTAATTTAGAAAGAGTGCGACTCGGGAACAGTTCtctttgaaaagcaaaaaaGTTTCAGCACGGATTATTGGAGAAAAATGGCACCTATCCACTATCAAGGAATAGATGCACTTACTGTTTTGTAACACAATCACTGTCCAGAAAATTGAAAATGTTAGGCCTTATGCACGACTCTCACTGTCTTAACTCATCACCTGTTTTGCGTTGGACACTTTGGGTACAGGTTTGATGATCACTCCTTCAAACAGCTCTGAACTGATGTCCTCAAAAACAACAGTCCTCTGAGGCAGCACTTCAGTTGTCACTGCTTTCCACTGAAAACAAAGAGCCGTGATCAGACAAGGAAGCGAATGATTACTGCACTTTAGTTTCAGCTGTCTGAGCAGCAGAAACAAAATCATCGAAATTCTTCAACAGCAAATGGCACCGAGATGGAGCAACGCAGGTTCGgcatcccactgctgacaccaatGTAACATACTGTGGGTTCCGGCCGCAGAGACTCGAACCCCCATCTCTGGCGCCACGGTGCAGTGAACTTACCCCATCACCAAAAGGCCCAGTCCCCATAGCAAGGCTTTAGAATCACTACAATATTGATTATGAGCACCAGGCTCCTATACAAAGCAATACATTCAACTCCAAACTTCTGTCAAAGCATACTTTTGACCAAGGTACCAGGCTTATCAGAGATTTCAACCAACACAACCCAGCAGCACCCAGATTCATGAAGATAATACTCCAACCTTTTCATTAGAGGCAGTCAGAGCGGACTGCTTCTCCACGACCTCCACAATCCTCTGCTTGACCTGGCTTCCAAATGACACAGTGCCGTCAGGAAGCTTCTTTATTCTCGCTGCCTTCTCCTGCCCTGTACTTGTATTCTGCAGGGGAGGAAAGTGAGTGTATTAGCTGCGCTCACACTGAAGATTTCAACAAACCCACAAAGAAAAGCAAGCACAGAACCAGAGTTACAGAGCATATCTTgccttaacaaaaatatatacaagttATTTTGAGTACGCTTTTCTTCAAACCACTCCCAATAAGACTCTGGGAGACTCTGGCAGTGTGTTCCCAGAATGCACTCAGCAATGAAGAGGCTTGGAGCTTAAAAGAACACCACTTGGGCCTGTCTGATTTGCTGGAGATAGAGCCAGTGTAATTCACAGGAAACGACTGTACTCTAGTCATTTCTCTTCCTCCAGACACTCAAAGCCAACTAAATGCAACATCACGTACTCACAGGAACCACAGTGAACTCCACTTCATCCATGATATTCAGGGAGGTCTCTCCCATGTTCTCCCTCACGTCAAAGGAAAGGTTGCTCCAGTTTGCAGACATGACGGACCCAGTGGAGTctttcatgttcataatcacacCCTGGAAGAAACAATATTTATAGTTTATCTTCCGATGTCCTGCACGAGAGACAATTCTGCCCGGGAAAGGAAGGAAATTACATCCTTTGTTTcaatttattgtgtttattgagAAAAAAGACATGTCACTGTTGTTGCTGATATTTTTAGAAACACGGCCATCAGGCTGTCAATTGTATTCACTCACAAGCATAGTAAAGAGACCgaacagaaaacagagaaaaataagaaatgataAGGAGTCTACAACTTTGTACAGTTTTAGGTTGTGCAGGTCGATCGTTAAGCACATTTGCACTGGCGAAGAGTACTCTGGCTTCAAAGCACTTAATTGTTCCAGCAACTGAAGGGAGAGAAATCAGGATGCAGTTTCCCCCTGATAGGTCAAGATCTCCCTGTAAGCAGTTTATATAGACAGTAACTCACTTAAGCACGATTCAAGGACATCCCTTATCGCTGCAGGACACAAATGAAGCTTACAGCTGCAAGTCGAAGGACATGTTTTACTGGAACTTTGCCATTAGGCAGATATATTTCCCTTAAATATTTCCCTTCTCACTCATCTGTCAGCAGCTCTCCTACCCGTCTGCCAGACTTATCTTGACTGAGGCCTATTCACTTTGTTTCAACGGTACACCGAATATCAGTGCAGCTTCTTTCCGTCTGTTTTGCTGTCCATCATAGATAGAAAAAcctagtgtgtttgtgtgtgtgtcttaccGCTTCCCTGGTCTCCTTGGTGTAGTGGAAAGAGTCTGGCAGCACCGTGATGTTGACGGCTCTGTCCTGCTTTCCGGACTGGCTCTTGGCGATGTTGAACTGCACCCGGTCTCTCAGCAGTAGAGTCACACTGCTGTCGTCCTCTCCGAACAGCAGCTCTGATCCTGCGCTGAACAACTTAGCCTCGATGCGGCCAGGAAAGGGATCCTGCCTTGATTCCTCATTTGTCTGCGGAAAACGCATGCATTCGAATAGGTTTGTTTTTCCATAAAATCcatacaaaaaactaaataaatatgaaaatgtaagtTTGCAATTAGGGATACAGTTGAAGGTGGGGATGGTCTAACAATTATATTAAGGTTTCTTAGCATGATTTAGGGCACCTCGAGGTGGCTTCTCTGAGCAACAGCATCCTTAcctggctgctcagtttgggggAACGGCCTGTTGAAAGCAGATTTTGGGTGGTGCCACAtacattccacttcttaatgatcAACTCGACTGTGCTCCAAGAGATATTCAATGCACCTGAAATCTTGTCATACCCATCCCTTGATCTGTGCCTTTTCAACTTCATCTAAgggttgttttgaaagctcctagCTCTTCATGATAatatctttgctttgaatgcacaACTTTACAGAGACATGATGTGTATTTAATCTAAAACCATAtgaaccacttttattgcacaTTCAACCTATTGTTTGAATTCTGAACAGTAGgctgtgtaaatcaaagggggAAAATCCAATTTAACTGCATCACAATTTCAGTTTGTAACACAACCGagtgtgaaaaagtccaagggggtgaacacttcctatagccactgtaacTGTTACCTGGATACTGGTGAGATCTTTGGTGACAATTCCTTCAAAGAGCTGATCGCTGACTTCCTCAGTCCCCCCCAAGGCAACCTTAATATCAGTGGCTCTGTCTTTCCCCTGCAAGAACAAAGCCAGaatcacaaaaacaaagaacacaGAGACTGATAAGTTCGCTTTTCAGAATTGCAAGATCACATGACAGGGACTTCACATCACAGCCAGCTAAGGTTAAGAGGTTAAATTACATTTGGGAAAGGACTCTTAAACATCTAaatcattagtagtagtagcacaGCCTTGCCTTGAGTGAGTTGAAAGGTCAAAACCTGTTTTTTCTCGAATGTATTCCCACATTATTGTATGGTATACTAGGATACAGCACATTTCCCGTACCGGAGGAGTCTTTCTCCATTCTAGCCTGTGTCTCCTGACAGACTGTAGATGAACCATTTCACATCCCGGCCCTGTATGGTAAGAACTCATGTAATCAGCTGGAATGTATGGAGTTCTTGTGTTCACCTTATGACCTTAAGCCTGGGCAGAAAGGGGCCCTTTTCCTGAGGCACCTCACCAACTCAGCAAAACAACTAGTCCAAGTTTTGAGcattaatttcacattaaatCTGTTCCAAATAAATATTGCACAATTACTGACTTGTCCTTCAGAAAATAATCTCCTGtagagatgatgatgatgtgagTTTCAGTCAAACCGTTATGTGGACTGTCTAGAAACCGCACGTGTGAGAATTCCTCTGTATTCCTCTGCACTGTATTCTGGTCCTAGTCAAGACAATCGGTTACTCACTTTTTTCTTCACAATGGTGAACTCCACATTCAGTCCTGGATGCAGACTTCCTGGGTTTCCTCTGAACCCTTTAAAGTTGAAAAATATCTGCTTCTTGTCCTCCTTCTGAATAAACCCATAGGTGGACTTCGGGGGGGGGGACAAAAAGCAACTAAATGCGTGTTGTGGACAGGCCTGCTATGTAacatacacatttaaagtgtcTGGATGCATTATATGTATTCTGCACCACTTGTACTAAGCCACCGAGATCATGCTGATATACAGGAAAACTATATTTAAAAGATGTCTGAAGAAATGTGTGGCCACTCACTGCCAGGTTACTACCTGCATATGATTTATAATGCAGCAGACAATATTAGGTATAAAGTGTGTGAAACTTACACTGACAAATGACACAGTCCCACGAAAGCGACCAGGTTTCAAAGCCTCAGCCTGTAAGGAACTAAAACAGAACACCGAGTTCTATTATTACAGCCCTAAATTAATTTGATGTCAAATTGTCATGAAACAACAGAAACTGGACAGGTATCTATACAAGGAGACACACAAATCAACAGTGTagcaatatatacagtgagggaaaaaagtatttgatcccctgctgattttgtacgtttgcccactgacaaagaaatgatcagtctctaattttaatggtaggtgtattttaacagtgagagacagaataacaacaaaaaaatccagaaaaacgcatttcaaaaaagtgataaattgatttgcatgttaatgagtgaaataagtatttgaccccttcgacttagtacttggtggcaaaacccttgttggcaatcacagaggtcagacgtttcttgtagttggccaccaggtttgcacacatctcaggagggattttgtcccactcctctttgtagatcctctccaagtcattaaggtttcgaggctgacgtttggcaactcgaaccttcagctccctccacagattttctatgggattaaggtctggagactggctaggccactccaggaccttaatgtgcttctgcttgagccactcctttgttgccttggctgtgtgttttgggtcattgtcatgctggaataccatccacgacccattttcaatgccctggctgagggaaggaggttctcacccaagatttgacggtatatggccccgtccatcgtccctttgatgcggtgcagttgtcctgtgcccttagcagaaaaacacccccaaagcataatgtttccacctccatgtttgacggtggggatggtgttcttggggtcattcctcctcctccaaacacggcgagttgagttgatgccaaagagcttgattttggtctcatctgaccacaacactttcacccagttctcccctgaatcattcagatgttcactggcaaacttcagacgggcctgtacatgtgctttcttgagcagggggaccttgcgggcgctgcaggatttcagtcctttacggcatagtgtgttaccaattgttttcttggtgactatggtcccagctgccttgagatcattaacaagatcctcccgtgtagttctgggctgattcctcaccgttctcatgatcattgaaactccacgaggtgagatcttgcatggagccccagaccgagggagactgacagttattttgtgtttcttccatttgcgaataatcgcaccaactgttgtcaccttctcaccaagctgcttggcgatggtcttgtagcccattccagccttgtgtaggtctacaatcttgtccctgacatccttggacagctctttggtcttggccatggtggagagtttggaatctgattgattgattgcttctgtggacaggtgtcttttatacaggtaacgagctgagattaggagcactccctttaagacagTGCTCCTaattcagctcgttacctgtataaaagacacctgggagccagaaatcttgctgattgataggggatcaaatacttatttccctcattaacatgcaaatcaatttataacttttttgaaatgcgtttctctggatttttttgttgttattctgtctctcactgttaaaatacatctaccatttaaattatagactgatcatttctttgtcagtgggcaaacgtacaaaatcagcacaggatcaaatacttttttcccccactgtaacaTCTGCATTGTTTCAAGGCCACTATCTTTCTCTTTGCAGACAAGCAGCTGATAAGGGGGCAAAAGtcacaaacaacaacatttcCATTTAGAAACACAGTACTGCAAATTCATGACTTTTTGGACAACTGGAGAGATAAAATCTACACATTCACCGAATAAAACTTGACAGCAGCCTGGTCATTTTCTGTGCTGTGTAATTGGTTGAGAGCGTTCTTCTTACTTTTTATTCTTGTCTTTTGCTGGCTCCTTGCTCTTCCAGTTAACGGGGGAGTCTAGCCGGTTGTGTTCGTGAAATTCAGTATCTGGAGCGCCTCCCATCCAGTCGTTCCCCGGGTTTCCCAGATGGGCAGGAGGGGAATGCATTCCCTAAAACCGGAATATAGAAATGTGAGAAGCCTGTGTGCAACTTctgcaaaaatacaaatctcttttctaatttatttccttttcatttcaggAAAGAGAGTGTACCTGTATAGATTACAGTATCTATCAGCATTGGTCCCTGGAAACACGGTACCACATTATTGATTGCATGCAAtcagtcattttaaatgttatgcaAACAGAATTGAGCATCTCATTATAGACCCCTCAATATAAGGTGGATTCTCCTAaattatattgaaataaataaatctggcaACAAACGATACTGAAACACCATGCTTTTACTGGAGTATTTTCAAAAGCTATAGCAGCATCAACCTGAAGGAGCTTGGCACTTACCCATTCAGGGGGCTTCATCCCAGGGGGGGCGGTGCCGGGTCCTGAGGGGTGGCACCCACCGTACGCCTTAGGGAAGGCAGGGTGCTGCCATTTCTCTTCTTCATCGTATTTCTGGGAGCGCCAGGGCCCCGGGTGAAAGTCCTGCCTTGGCATCCCCCTAGGGTGCTGCTGCGGCTGCGCACCAAAGAACATCCCGCTCTGTGTCGGGACAGGATTACATTAGACACATGGTGTATACAAtgcaatgtgtgtgtctataaaatatctcactggaaaaaaacaacacaaacatgatcaataaataaatgatgcccCCAACGACAGAAGGGAAGTCTAATTAGCACCtccaaaaaataacatttcctcCATCCCTGTTGCACTACTATTCATTCGGGTCCCAATTATAAAATCGGATCTTTGTTACTTATCAAAGAGTCCAATACAGACCCCACATTAGCTGCAGTCATGTATGTACTTCACCTGGTCTGGACATCCCATCGGCGGCGGAGCGAAGTCTCTGTCATTCATCTGGCCGCTCCTGTAGTCGCTGCCGGAGCCGGGGTAGTCATTGAACCTCGGAGGCCCGGGGGGACCGGGGGGACCGGGGGGACCGGGGGGCCCGTCCCAGTACTCGTCGGGAGGTGGGGGCGACGGGACGACCGTAAACGACGGGTCGCCTGGCCTGGGAAGTCTCAGTCTCCGGTTCGGCCAGCCGCCGAACATGTCCCCGTCTGCGCGGCCTGCAGCACCACATCCACGGCACACGACGGCGGAGGCGCGGAGTGGAGCTCAGCCTCTCTGTGCACTTCAGCAACGACGCGCTCGGAGCGCCGGTTTAGTTGGGACTTGTTTACAGTGATATTtgcacacagatgcacagcTTTACTCCTCCTCTCGAAGAATATGGCGAAAAGCAAAAGGGACAACTGAAAGGATCCAAGAGTTGAAATCCAATACATGC from Amia ocellicauda isolate fAmiCal2 chromosome 23, fAmiCal2.hap1, whole genome shotgun sequence encodes the following:
- the LOC136719294 gene encoding uncharacterized protein LOC136719294 isoform X1, yielding MFGGWPNRRLRLPRPGDPSFTVVPSPPPPDEYWDGPPGPPGPPGPPGPPRFNDYPGSGSDYRSGQMNDRDFAPPPMGCPDQSGMFFGAQPQQHPRGMPRQDFHPGPWRSQKYDEEEKWQHPAFPKAYGGCHPSGPGTAPPGMKPPEWGMHSPPAHLGNPGNDWMGGAPDTEFHEHNRLDSPVNWKSKEPAKDKNKNSLQAEALKPGRFRGTVSFVSSTYGFIQKEDKKQIFFNFKGFRGNPGSLHPGLNVEFTIVKKKGKDRATDIKVALGGTEEVSDQLFEGIVTKDLTSIQTNEESRQDPFPGRIEAKLFSAGSELLFGEDDSSVTLLLRDRVQFNIAKSQSGKQDRAVNITVLPDSFHYTKETREAGVIMNMKDSTGSVMSANWSNLSFDVRENMGETSLNIMDEVEFTVVPNTSTGQEKAARIKKLPDGTVSFGSQVKQRIVEVVEKQSALTASNEKWKAVTTEVLPQRTVVFEDISSELFEGVIIKPVPKVSNAKQLFSKPSMQAVGPDPFPGRLWVRVNNTDQKLPFGASDVQTEVTMLEGDHVQFNVATNRCTKVERATNIEILPDSFHFTKEAREMGIIVDVRASFGFIKCNRDPRVFFQLSEVMDESKLSISEAVEFTVISDIADGQREQAVRIKKLLQSSMTLSSQSISEITGAKGKEKKKMAFKFLKDTIGGNIPNLKVNFNSFDEEDGFKGENLGGGEYSKQDHEDVDMPVLDNEYHLQKEEALKDMAVERVQIPGFELQSEDLGSGPQLPKDTEWKVESRHRGHSHSGSQEPGENSCRKRSRSRSKERSRNHSRRRSRSRERSGHNSRKCSRSRSRERSWNHGRKRSRSRSRERSGNCSQRRSRSREQSRERSGQCNRRRSWSGNREDGSIRHRGHSDRRRSSKGSGHNRDKDSQSPMPHPAAPQGLGSSDSFWDKKLVNKKRELEILEQQIARKRALIDMEQGGHKEPESFLPVEDEDYRPRLPPVEAESYRQTKDSQSSALPIKSILKKRKDPGMEPDLSTQRDVGSKTNTNLSTQIERFLNTLNKGADSGLLSTLLREAREEVSQAEPKRPFPRHPFPYEDQYKDSFRRKSEEPDDSEGSPNDFLLPHERASQDGSGFSRILGMKHDLSNSEENWRGFLRVDDEEKFLYGEGASTDQHQPKTTLARMQSPADTKEEEEEVGEEEEDETSKYDKIQALLQTIGLDLGMAEVSKLALRTQERLYGSKRKSKPGFSVKDQDRKRDARERLERQRSQTESPESERHRPISPPAPLSHPTCAEYTVTQQERRKEITVLDHGASKACESFSPSPNTPSPSIHGFPPTPSAYSVTQYSQYQIVEPSVDYERYATPSMAPSWPHYLPQSAVPPNTFFHSPDGYPVMVPPPLFPNSPSIGPPPFSPGLPPVPPPLPIGHPSGLSPFSAGHMPVPNYFPQNPLTGPPQYPPPGGPMFGLPEPPPSSAPVVTSAKAQDKGSSRRYLRVIETVKVKQKVNVTNKQQPTVKVASAPQPVKASSVSAVKTGNSSVTIISEQDIKAKQKKRLEQFNERMRQKKEQKDAQMKSKDANKNLQGKTCKQVKNVWICGHSLVFWAEKRAKSPEYGMQLGMDPNCVRLWWKGTQGMVWDQLLPMLLQMKGTWPNPDVIIMHIGGNDLGKSKTEIFISTIKKDLLSMKSIFPGCVLVWSDILPRSTWRNTENTAAMENIRRLTNERAKKVLESMGGVVLRHNQIQVDPKSSMYRPDGVHLSDTGIDMFNIDMQDFLEKWESEAK
- the LOC136719294 gene encoding uncharacterized protein LOC136719294 isoform X2: MFGGWPNRRLRLPRPGDPSFTVVPSPPPPDEYWDGPPGPPGPPGPPGPPRFNDYPGSGSDYRSGQMNDRDFAPPPMGCPDQSGMFFGAQPQQHPRGMPRQDFHPGPWRSQKYDEEEKWQHPAFPKAYGGCHPSGPGTAPPGMKPPEWGMHSPPAHLGNPGNDWMGGAPDTEFHEHNRLDSPVNWKSKEPAKDKNKNSLQAEALKPGRFRGTVSFVSSTYGFIQKEDKKQIFFNFKGFRGNPGSLHPGLNVEFTIVKKKGKDRATDIKVALGGTEEVSDQLFEGIVTKDLTSIQTNEESRQDPFPGRIEAKLFSAGSELLFGEDDSSVTLLLRDRVQFNIAKSQSGKQDRAVNITVLPDSFHYTKETREAGVIMNMKDSTGSVMSANWSNLSFDVRENMGETSLNIMDEVEFTVVPNTSTGQEKAARIKKLPDGTVSFGSQVKQRIVEVVEKQSALTASNEKWKAVTTEVLPQRTVVFEDISSELFEGVIIKPVPKVSNAKQAVGPDPFPGRLWVRVNNTDQKLPFGASDVQTEVTMLEGDHVQFNVATNRCTKVERATNIEILPDSFHFTKEAREMGIIVDVRASFGFIKCNRDPRVFFQLSEVMDESKLSISEAVEFTVISDIADGQREQAVRIKKLLQSSMTLSSQSISEITGAKGKEKKKMAFKFLKDTIGGNIPNLKVNFNSFDEEDGFKGENLGGGEYSKQDHEDVDMPVLDNEYHLQKEEALKDMAVERVQIPGFELQSEDLGSGPQLPKDTEWKVESRHRGHSHSGSQEPGENSCRKRSRSRSKERSRNHSRRRSRSRERSGHNSRKCSRSRSRERSWNHGRKRSRSRSRERSGNCSQRRSRSREQSRERSGQCNRRRSWSGNREDGSIRHRGHSDRRRSSKGSGHNRDKDSQSPMPHPAAPQGLGSSDSFWDKKLVNKKRELEILEQQIARKRALIDMEQGGHKEPESFLPVEDEDYRPRLPPVEAESYRQTKDSQSSALPIKSILKKRKDPGMEPDLSTQRDVGSKTNTNLSTQIERFLNTLNKGADSGLLSTLLREAREEVSQAEPKRPFPRHPFPYEDQYKDSFRRKSEEPDDSEGSPNDFLLPHERASQDGSGFSRILGMKHDLSNSEENWRGFLRVDDEEKFLYGEGASTDQHQPKTTLARMQSPADTKEEEEEVGEEEEDETSKYDKIQALLQTIGLDLGMAEVSKLALRTQERLYGSKRKSKPGFSVKDQDRKRDARERLERQRSQTESPESERHRPISPPAPLSHPTCAEYTVTQQERRKEITVLDHGASKACESFSPSPNTPSPSIHGFPPTPSAYSVTQYSQYQIVEPSVDYERYATPSMAPSWPHYLPQSAVPPNTFFHSPDGYPVMVPPPLFPNSPSIGPPPFSPGLPPVPPPLPIGHPSGLSPFSAGHMPVPNYFPQNPLTGPPQYPPPGGPMFGLPEPPPSSAPVVTSAKAQDKGSSRRYLRVIETVKVKQKVNVTNKQQPTVKVASAPQPVKASSVSAVKTGNSSVTIISEQDIKAKQKKRLEQFNERMRQKKEQKDAQMKSKDANKNLQGKTCKQVKNVWICGHSLVFWAEKRAKSPEYGMQLGMDPNCVRLWWKGTQGMVWDQLLPMLLQMKGTWPNPDVIIMHIGGNDLGKSKTEIFISTIKKDLLSMKSIFPGCVLVWSDILPRSTWRNTENTAAMENIRRLTNERAKKVLESMGGVVLRHNQIQVDPKSSMYRPDGVHLSDTGIDMFNIDMQDFLEKWESEAK